Genomic DNA from Osmia lignaria lignaria isolate PbOS001 chromosome 6, iyOsmLign1, whole genome shotgun sequence:
CTCGTCGCTGTGAATCGGTTCATGGAAAAGTGAGATCATCGCAGGATCAAACGGTAGGACTATTCTAATCTGATCGTGTTTGCCTACCATGAGTCAATACCTTTTCGCGGGTAATCTTTGCCTACCGTTttccgaaaaatttcaaaacccGCCTCTGATAAATCGGAGAAATCTTATCTCTCCTGACTTTTCCTCGAACCTTCTCCGTCTTGTGAGTTTTGTGGCCGTTTTCGCTTCTCTGAAATCGCCCGTTCTGCCTCTTTCGAGCTTTTCGTAGAGAACATTCCTCGATTCGCGGCGAGTTATCGCGTGTTTCTGGCCTCTGCTGATCGGTAGAGCTCATTGAAGGGGCCAGCGTACACGTCCGGACGCGTATCCGCGAGACGGTACGCGAGAATCAGCTCGTGCGACGACCCAAGCGCAATTAAGCGATTGCCCCGGCTGTTCTCCGCCATCGTCGCGTACAATGAATTCGTGTCACGCCAGAAGATGACGACGGATTAGACCACACGAGCCGAATTAAGGGGATGACCGAATGTTCCCGGTTTTTCTTCGTTCAATGTAAGCATTAACGAACGAATTACCACGCCAACGTGCTCCTAGTTGGCTAGCTCGGCTATTTCAATCTCATCGCGGTTCAAAAGCAAGGAGCACGAAACGCAACGGTTTACGTTACCAGCAAACGATGAAGAGAGGGCACAGTTTCGACtggttttaattttaaatcttcaaataaacaattttcCCGTCGCGACCAGGCAAAGAACATCCCCTGTTCAGCGACACCCGTGCACGGTGTTTACACAGTTTCGCGCTCGCGCTGGAAGGGTTACAAGACGCGGCGGTAACGTTCAAACCCCGAAACGCACCTCTTCCAGCAGCCGTGTTCCCGTCGCCCGGTTTTGCCCTGTATTTTTGTCAGCAACGAAATTAAAACGGTGCCGGATGCGAGTGGCCACGCTGTCCGATGGGAAATTCGTGGACGGCgcggataaaaataatttttccatcgAATCGCGTCGCTTTCCGTCGCGCTTTAAAATAGAACCGCGTTCGGCATTACGTTATTTCCACGCGTTCTATCTTgcgataaattataattatcctCGACGCGAAACTTTCCTTCGTCTATACACATGCGATAGAGTTTGGAAAGTCAAATATCTGCTCCATGAATTGATCGACCCTTGTGTCCGCACCTGGCtatgttgtattttttatttaacaaatatcaCACGATGCAGCGACCGTcttaaatgataattttgttttgttatgtttttatgaaatattttcataggAGGTATAATTCTACTCACGAATATGGAGTTGTAGATCTTGTCGTAGAACGCGATCGGAGTTTTCAGGATCGCTTCCCCGGACAGGAGCAATCCGTTCGCATCCGTCTGCAGGATCGTGGATCCCAGTGTCGAGTACGGATAAAGATCATGCTTTGAAAGGGCCGCGGCGAAGGGCACGATCAGGGCCAGCACCACGGCCAACCACGAGACGTTGAAACGCGCGCGACGAGTCATTCTCTCGGACTGACTTCACGCTACTGTCGATCGACGCGGCTACCACCACGTCTTCTCTTGCCGCCCCCTAATCGCTTTTGCCCGTTTTGCTCCTCTCGGCCGCTCTTCTTTCGAACGCACGAAACGCCgactcgtctcgtctcgtctcgtctcctCTCGTCGCAGCTCTCTCCCGTAACAGCCGATAATTTCGTGCCGCGACTCTTTGCTCCCCACCCTGTCATCCTACAATTTTAACTCGCACATATCCCTCGCGAGGGTACACCAGACTATTTCACGCGTTTTCGCATTTTTCCATTTCCCATCGTTCCCCGGTGTCTTTCAGCTTTCATCTACACGCTTGTGCAACGAACGTTACGCCGCGTCTATTTTTATTTCCGCGGAGTTATCTGTTATCTGTTGCGCGTAACGCAAATGAGTCTTCGGCATAATCGAATCAATTGCACTTTCGATCCATTCTATTGCCAAGGCCGCGAAGATCGAGCCAGACGAGCGGCAATTTTCCCGCGGACGTTTTTCAACATTTCATTGCGGCAGTAATCGCGATCTATCGGTAACCGGTGCAATTGGAATTCAAGGTTACTCTAATTTCCATCCGGTGCCCACATCGAAACGAAGGATTCACCGTGCTATTGGTCTGTTCGATCTTAATCCACTGATTAATCTTTACAATCAATTCTATTCTTCCGTCATACGATGTGCTCAAAGTACTCGAAGCGATAGAATTTAATCTTGAGTCATTGGGGAGAACGAGTTGATGATACACTAGTGTTAATAGGAATCGTACGAAGCCTCTCGAGATTCAGATCCGCGAACATCTTTGTTCCTCTTCCGCCTAATTAGTCCGCTTCACGCTCCGTTCTTTCCTCGTCTAATTACACCCACGTTCTTCCTTACCTATGTACTCTTCTCCATTCGACTCGTTTCCGCGTATCTGCAGGCATTGTTCGCCGCAGTTTCCGAGCCAGTTTGCTCCCAAGTCCCTCGGTTAACTCATATGCGAGTTGcgcttgaatttccatagaaatccATCATCCACGTaagaaagaattttcaaagagGAAAGATTtctcgaaataaaataaaattttcaagatgTTAAAACTGCTGTCTCGGATATCGCTGGACTAACATTCGCCTGAACCTAAAAATGCTTCCTAATAAATTGTCTGAGGAATTTCTGCGATGCATCCAGCGTCTCCTTTTTGCCAGAGGCTTGAAATTCCGAAGGGGAATTCGGGAGAAGAAAACGGCTCCCAACGAGCTCCTTCCGTTGCACGTTGTAAATTGATCTTTATTACAAGAAATTACATCACTAAtttgtacatataaaatataaatatggtACAAGTACTATGGTACACAGTAGACGCGTGGTGCGGTACCTCCAATGTGTGTTCCTgttttgtgtgtgtgtgtgtatgtgtgtaacATATGCGTGTCTGTCTATCTCGCTTTCTCGGTTTCGCGGAATGATACGGAGGTCGGTTAACTCTTAATCGTTAATTACTATGGCGGTTGCTATTAATTCGTTACTAGTCGTAGACGGAGTGACGCGTTCTTGGCGACGTGTCTCTCTTTCTAGCTCGAATGGAAAACAAAAAGGAAGAATTGGATGACAGGGAATCGTGAATGCGTTACGACAGATCGAACCTCGTTTTGGAAGCCATTGTCAGGTTCGGTTAAAAAATCAAGCGAAAAGAAAGGAGAGACGACGAACATGGTATTCGGCAGTGATAGATGGAGAACAATCTAAAAACACGGACGAATAGCGTAACGGGTTCCTTTAACAACGGACAACGATACAGGGAACTTGGATTACAGTCGGTCATCCCGATAGCTTTGAGAACTCGGATTCTTTTCAACTAACGGTGATCGACGATTCCACGTTGCTCGGTAAGCGCGATTGCTAACAGCTAGCAGTCTCGTTCCGTCTGAAAAACGATCAGTCTGAATCCTCGAAACGTATGATCCATAGAAATCTTCGAGTCCAGGTAGATAAGGCTGATTCGTGCACGCGATTGCTCCTTGTGCGCTTGGCTAGGGAAATGTAGGAAAATGTTCGAGGCAGAGCAATCGAGTTCCGAACGTGTGACGGATTCGAAGATGTCTATGGATCTACTCGAGCTAGTCAATGTCCTTCGATTGGACTGGCAGTTTAACTTTGAGACTACGAGATGAGGAATGTTTCTTCGACATTAGACATCGCAAAGCCTTGAAAGACTTAAAAGTTTAATTGTGAGAATGAAAGCTGTCGTTCGCAGCAGCGGTAACAGAGAAATGGATGATTTTTATCAATACCGTTGCTCGACTGGCTCCGAATCGTATCAGAAAGCTGGAATTTCTCTGTTTCTGCCGCGTATTACCGCCATTCTCGATTTATTTTCATCCCGTCTATTTTCATTCTCTCTGGCACCTTTCCCCCTGCCACATTCTGTACACCCACGTCTCACCGACACGCGGATTCCTTTCGTTTCGATAAATCTTTCTCTGTCCCATTCAGATCCGTGCCACGGAATAATGAAACGCTGTTCAATTCTCGCGtcttcaatattaatttttttcagacAGCACTCGCTAACCGAGCAACCGTTACGATTACGAATACGTTTACTGTCGAAAGGTAACTCTCGCGGCATCTTCTCGTTTCTCATTTTCGCGCTCGTTATCGTCCCTTTCGTTCTCCcattctctcttgctctctcatTCACCCATTCAGCTTCTCGTCATCTTCTAAGTGAATTACAGAGCCCTACGAAGTGCGGTAACTGTTGATAACGATTAAAGCTACGATAATATCTTGAATTAACGTGCGTGCATTAAATACAATGGTTACGACGCGTATCATCGTCGCTTTTCGCTCTCTTCTTTGCATGCATCGCGTCAGAATTATTTTTACCGCGACGAAATGCCGTCTCGAATTCGATTAAATTTTGCTTCTAAATCGGTCGATGAAAGATCAATCATCGTTTCGAAAGATCGTCAAGCAGACTTCGGTACCAAAAAGTTGTCTCTCGCGATTTCGCCGTCCCAGCTTGACTCGATTGATTTATCTAAAGAGATGATTCCGAtcgatataaaaaaagaaaatgatgcaGCACCAACACACGTACGCTAAATTATATCAAGTCAACAAGTATCTATATCCGACGATACGTGTCGTCGAATCGTGTCGCGTTGCTACGCAAGAAAAACAGCATCCCCCGGCTGGTCGACGCGAAACGAAAGGGATGAAAGCttctcttttcttatttttatttctctatcGTCTATTATACGCGCGTAACAATAGCGACGACGTACGACGACGATCACGACACGGCTAAACGTCATTTAACAACTATTGGACGGAGTCGAGCGACATCGTGACAACGATTCCCCTTTTCTTTACTCCTCATCAGCGACTTCGCTCGTCtcgttttcgtttcgtttcgtttccttttcctttctaaTCGTCTGCTGGCGATCCTGTTGCGATCAGCACGCGGTCCAGCGCGCTGATCCGAGTCTCGGTTAGGTGATCCGTAGCACGGTCGACGATTCGGCCTGCGGTGTACACGGTTGTCGAGGATAAGAGTCGAAACAGGTGATCAGCAGAACGTGACTCTTGCAGGCCTCCACCCGTTTCTGCAGGATACACGTTTCTGCCTCGAGGGCCTCCAAGAACGACGGATCTCGCCAGTCCATGCTGTTCTCTACGTGAACTGTAATTATAAAACTTAACTCAGTAATTGCGTATCTTCTTTATAAAGTATCCTTGCATTTAAGGACACTCGGGATCTGATAGCGAATGTAATTCCAAGGTGAAACTTTCTCGGACGTTTTCTTAGTTATCGTTGGAACGTTTGGTACATTATACTAATTAAATGTTGCTTTATCTATCGTGAGATTTATCATTGGCAAAGAGTACTCTCTTCTGGACGGTGGTGAGAGTCGAAACGGTAACTCACGATCGTAGCTCCAGCGGCTGTCGGGCACCATGAGGCGCCTTTTAGCGTCGCGTAGCTCTAGCCTAAGATGGAGCTGCCGTAGTCGCAGGTTGTGTATCCTGGACATCGTGCCACGTGGATCCGAGCGCAACTGCGCGCGCCTGTCCAGGATGTCCACGTCCTCGCTTGTGTACGCGATTATCCCCGGCACCGCCGCGGATCGCATCCGTGGCAGATGGGCCTGGCATTGGGCCCGTAACGGATGCCCGCACCCTGCCACTCGCTGTTCCACCGCTGAAACAGCCGCACAACGTCGAGGTTAGAACCCCCAGTGCGCCACCTGAGGAGAACCACCGTACGGAGGGAGCATTTTAGAGGGTTGTTATCTCGTTTCATCGGGGAGGATGTCTCTGACAAAACTTTCTTGCAACGATTTTTAAACTACGTCTCGCTAGGCATGCATTCGTTTCCAGGAAGAAATAgaaccttcttctttctttttaacattCGTAAGCGAGGTACGTTTACTACAGTCTGTGCAAGTTTGCTCTTCAGAAACGTGCCAACAACTTTGAAGCATCATCAGCATGCATCGTAGATCAAAGTTACCAAGTGAGAAGTTTGAAAAGTGGAACGTTCAATGAACATTCACATTAATTAAACCGTCTCCTTGAATTATGACTCTACCCTTGCTTCTCGTTACGAGTAGACGAATCGACGAAAGTTTTCGAGCGATATTACGATTTAAGTTTAAGTGCACATAAATTGCAGAAGGAAGAAAATTTCGTCGAGTGATTTCGCGACTCGGTGGACACTTAAACAGAGGTAACATTCAATAACAGATAAATATCGACTACCTTGGTGCTCTTGCAGAGCTCCAGTCTGCCTGGACGAGTCGCTGGCGATACTACTGGTCTCGCTGTCTCTGACGATGCTGTCGTAACCAGAACTTTCGGCTCGATGCCTGGACAAGGTGGCTGGCGAAAGTTTCGCTGCCCGTGGCGTCGAATCGGCACCGGAGTCGTAGCCTTCTTTGTTCAAACCTAACGAGGATCCAACGCTGGTGATCTTGCGTTGCAGTCGACCCGAAGACGGAGCCGGTGATGGAATGGACAGTTGCGGTGGCGCTGTTGCTGCAACAAATTCATTTgattaaacaattgtaaaacTCGGAATATCACCCTTCTCCAAATGTTACAGTTTAATTCTTCCATATATACGCTAGACGTCAAGTCCTACCTTGAACCTTAATATCTTCCTCAATGTCCGATTTGCCAGTGACCGTTCTCTCGGACCTCTCCACAGCCGTGAACAGTTTCTTTGCCTCGACGTACTCTTCCTCAGGATCAGAACCGGAAGCCCCGTTCCCAGGTAACCTCTCCACCTCCTCCTTGAGATTTGGATTCGATGCGCCATCAGGATGCCTCAGACTAGAGATATTGCATTCGCCCAACTTGCCACAGTATCTTCTAGGACTGGCTATGTGCGCCACGCTGTTAGGGTACCAGTAGGAGGCGGTGGCTGGTCTCGACATACTCTGACGACAATTATCGCAGATCTTCTCTTGGTCAGACTTGCCAGCGATGTACGCTGGCTCGCTGTAGATGCTGCCGTGATTGCTCGCGTTGTCGTTGAACATCACGTCCGAGAGAGACAAGGACTGACAGCGCGACGGTGGACGGAAGACTGGGGCGGCTGCAATTTGTCCTGCGTTAATGTCATACTTGATTCAGggttcaaattaattttcaataatgaaTTTTCAGGTCGAAGTGTAACAAGAAAGCTAACGACACAATGAGAACTGTTTCTGAATGAGGGTTCATGGAAACAGCAACTAAAAGGGATGAAAACTTACATGGAGTGTCTCTAACGTTCACGTTCGAGGAGTTCTCCCTCTGGTAGGTCACGGAATTCGAGACATTCGCTAACGCGAGCTTGCTCTGATAAAGCTCATGGAGCCGGGCCAACTGGTCGAACTTGTGCCTGGTTTCCTGTTCCAGGAAATCCTCGTGATCGAAGTACGGCCTTGGTAAAACACCCGCTCCAACCGGAGGTGGATACTGAGGTCTGTATCGTTCCGTGTCCGACATCACCGACATCGAGTCTGAAAATCGAggtactctttttttttatctcgccCAGTACTCAGGGTACTTCTTCTTATCGTTCATCGATACGAAGGAGGGAAGGAAAAGGAGAAACGCGTTCGGCAGAAAAAACGTCGTTCCAAAGACTTGAGAATATTGACGAGTAATTATATCGAGCCGTTTTCCCTCTTTACCTCTCTCGCTGTCTGGTTACAATCCCTGCACCGTTTTCCCTTCTACAATACGATTGTTTTCCACCGGATCGAGGTAATAACCCGGGATCTAAGAATCGAGGAGAGCAATCTTCGAAGGCATTCCTTCGAGTACCCCTCCAgtgaaaaggagaagaagaagacagCTCGATCGCGTCCGTAAAAATCATTGGAAAAAACGAGGAATCGTTGAAAAACGGTATGATTGCTTACCAGTAAAGGTTGACACGACTGTGAGATTTTCCTGGCTCAGGATTCTCAGAGGATGTTCCTCCTGGTCGCTTTCGGGTAAAGGATTCTCTCCCATGCACAAGGCAATGTCCTCCTCCGTCACCTGCAGGCAAGAATCCTGCATCGGAACGGGTTCCAAATCCTCGACCTCGACGATTTCTAGGATCTCGTCCTCGGAAGACAAGGAGTGTCTGGAAGGTAACACGATGTCCTTGTGCGATAGGTTCAGGCTCTCCATAGAGACCTCCCTGCTGACCCCATTGCTCAGGGGTTCAATGAGAGGTAGCGGCGGTGGTACGACAATctcttcgtcgtcgtcttcgtccTCCTGAAGATCCAGCTTTCCTTTATCGAAGCTGTCATCCATAACCGGGCTGGCGGTCAGATCCAAGCCAGAGTCCGTATTAGACTTGACGTTCAGAAGATTCAGCTTGGCGCCCAATTTCTCGGTGATGTCCTCGATCTCGTTAGCCTTCAAACTATCGCTCTCCACCGTCGACAAAGAGGTGTCATCGTCGTCGATACCGGTGCACGTCTTGAACGTGGTCAGCTCCTTGAACTGCGACGACTGGCCAGACATCTTGGAGGTTTCCGTTCTAGCCGAGGCGTGCTTGCTTCTCTGTATCTGAGACGATTGGTTCTCGACCCACTTTCTAATCATGCTCTTCTTGTGGCTGTCCATAAACCCGTAGCTGGAGGAATGTTGCTGTGTGTGAAGTTGCAAGGTAGGCGGACCGGTCAACTGCATAGGTCCGTCGATCCAGGTCTCCCTCTTGTGGTGAGGATCCTTCAGCATGTGTCTAGCTTCAGCGACCTTCGACTTGGAGATCCTGGGACCATCTATCCATTGTTCGTCCGAGCCTCCGCTGGGTGCTGCGACCGGGATCTTGCTCCCAGGGGAGTCGTTCACCTTCGAAGAGGAGACCTTGTTCGACAGGCCCTTCCTGGCTGGGCTAGCCTTCGGTGTAGCTGTGTGAGCAGGAGACGTCTGCTTCGAGGCGGTCTGAGTCAACGTCTTCACCGCCTTCGTCGACTTATGGACCGGACTACGCTCTTCGGGGATCTTGCAAGGTCTCTCCGCCGTGGAACCGCGCAACACTCTGCCCATGGCGCAACGATTATCACCCGAGTTTAAGCTCGGTATGTAGACAGGAGGATGTTCGCCATCGGTCGCGTCGTCGGTGCTCGGTCCAACGTAGATCACCGTGTCCGCGGACAAATCGCTGGAACTCGGGTCGCACTCGCTGTTCTGTCTGGCCGCTTCCTCCCCGGAACTTCCGCCGCTCCCTGTTCCCTGCGTACCACCTCCCACGAACTTGATCTTTCTCCGCCTCATTCGGTGAATGCGGGAAGCCAGTTGCACGGTGGTTAACGTCTCGGTGTAGTGTTGCGCGTTCGGCGACACGTGGGCGATCATCGCCGCGTGACACGTCAACGAGCCGAGACACTCCTTCAGTAATTGGGTTAGCTTGTGCTCCTTGTACGGCAGATGCTTCTGCCCGTTGAAGATCGCCAGCAGGATATTGCCTAGGCCGGATAGGGGGATCCCTCCCGACGACTTGCCGCGATCCGAATTACCGAGGTCCATTAGGTGCAGTCTGCTTCTGCCGCCGGCAACTGGATAATTGAACAAGTCGTGAATCGTGGCTGATATTCTTTGGAAATTGATTAGCAAAGCTTGTTCTTAATTACTCGGATCCTCGTAGCAGTGTGCTTGTGAAATTTATACACGACACGGGGGATCCGTTTCGAATTAGAAATGTCAATCGAATTCTCTATGGAATACAAATAAAGTCGTCTGCGAATGCTTCTGAATCTCGTCGAAGTCGAAGTCGATGACAAACGTTCTTTACGAGCTGCGACTGTGAAGAAGAAATACGTTCGAAAAGGAGACCGAACTCACCTCCTCCTTTGCCGGCGACGCTGTACTGGTACACGTGAAGGGTGTAGAGCATGTGCGCGTCGCCGTCGTCCCGTTGTCGACCGGCGACCGCCGCGTCCAAATAAAATGCGGCACGTTCCGCAGTCGGTGCACGGAGCTCGCTGTGCTGTTGCAGTTGCAGGCTGCCGAACAGCGGATCGTCCCTCAAATACACAGCAGGTGACTGCTCGGAATCTAAGAACAAAGAACCACCGCAAATCAAATTACGCGTGTTCCTCGTTGTAATCACGGCTGATACCCTTTAAAAAAATTACGCTTTCACGAATATCCATGATTGTTCTTAATATCAGATCGATCTGATTTATTTCTTATTGTCTCTTAACTAAATGCAATGCGTTATCGGTGAACACCGACCGAGTCGTACGATTTTATTACTTGGGCGGAAAAATAATATCCATCGAGAGAAAGAGACGGTGATGCAGGTAGCCCGTAGCAAGGAACGTAAATCGGCCCCGCCTACCCTCGGAATATCCACGGAATGTCTTCTCGGGCTGAATTACGACGACGATAAAACGTCAAAAGATACGCGACGCTAAGATATCACGACGCGTTATCACGAAGTATCGTCGAGCGTCGCGAATACAGTGCAATGGTCAGTGCGCGAATAATCAACGTAATGCGAAACATAGCTGTAAATAGTGATCAGCGTAAAAGCAGCGTTACAATCCCGTCTAGCCGTAGATATATCCCCGGCTCGCCTTGTACTCTTTTCCAGCCGACACGGATTCCTATGGAAAGCTCCTGGTTCTCGCGGAAAAGCTTCGCCTTGTGAACCTCATACTCGTATCAATGTATCACGCTCCCTTTCTTAACTTGCCGTATGATAAATCGTCCATAAATTTGCTCCATTTGAAAATCCAGGTAAGCGAGATTAGGGAATTAATCCCTAGGTAGCGAACGACCGAGACGGtcacaatttatatttaattttacacactttttcattttcaatcgtcccagggttaaaaagaaaataaaacgaaGAGAATTACTTGATCGAAGATTAAGCAGTGACGAAGGAGCCTCGAGTCTCTCAAGGGAACAAAATTTTATTGACCCTGCTTTTGTACGGGGAAAAGGGCTTTTGAACAGTTGGCAATAATACACGCGCCATCTGATCGGCTCGTAAACCAGCGTATTTTATGTACATCCTGGCCGGTGACATATTGCCTACGCCTTAGAAAGAGCTTTCGAGGCGAAACGACGGAGCAAAGATCATAGAGACAACGATCGTTATTACGTGTCTATCGACTGTGAGCTGCGACGGGCATCAAAATATCTCCGCCCTTTTCTTCTACCAAAGGACCATCGAATCCTTGATCTTGTTACGGGTATGGATGAAAATCGACACATACGCGTTATTAAAGTTTCAGTAACTCGTCTTCTAATCGTTGGAATCTAAATATCATTCGTTGCGTGAATTTCTGGCAGAAGTACGTTCCCGTTCGTTCGTGCAACGTTGCAAAGAAGAACACACTCGTCGTTCGTTGCGAACGCAGCGTTTAGATAATCCCCTTTGTAAATTGCCAATTAACGTTTTACTACTTCGAGAACTCGCCCCCTTGTAGTGTCGTAAAGGAACAGACCCGAGGACGTCGTTGATACTTTATTTTCGTTACACGAAAGCACCCGTTTGTCTGCCTCCACTTTACGAGAGTTTATAACGTTCTAGGAAACGGTGCACGAGATTTCTATAGATTGAACGTTCTCGTGGAAACGTGATTCGGAGGCAGTCGTTTCGGAACCGTTTGCCGTTTTATCCACGCATCTAAAAGCGATTCAGTTTTGAACGCTCGGTTGTTAATTAATACAAAGGTAAGTACCTAAGCACCTTACGAACGATTTTCAATTGAAGTATTTTAGACTGCGAAAGATTTAAGGCTGAACTTTGTTAGGAAGCTAAAGCGGAAGTAACTAACGAACGCAAAATAGTGCTACACCCACGCTGGCATGGGTGTATTAATGCGACACATAGGCGTGGCAATATCCATAAAAGGGAGCAGAGAAAGTAATATTGTCGGCATCTGTGCCGTGCGACGGTGGTTCGCGAGGATGGAAGGTTCGCGTGGAACGTCGAGGAAATAAAAAGACGATCTTCCGCGAGAAGGACTGGACGGAATATAGAGGCATAATGGATGCGTCTTTTGCCAGATGCACGGCTGGGATCCGTGTCGTATTCGTGGGCCGTGTATGCTCGCGAGGTCGTGCAACGCGTCGCTGTACGTCGGATAAATCGTTTTTCGACGCGTTTCGAATACCATCATTGGCCGACGCCCACGGACAATCTCGTCCCTCGAGGGTGAACCAGTTGGGGGGCAGTAAAAAAAATCTGTTTCCGCCTTTTTCGAATGACCGGGGATACGCGCGTTACGAGACTGTTTTCCCAAATGCCTCGTAGAGTATACGAAATGGTTACCATTTCGTAGTTCTAGCGGGGAAACGGCATTTCGAAGGTTCAGCGTCGGCGACGGACCATTTGCGGGGACTCGGAAAATATCCGAATGATGAAACGTTCAAAGTTGAAGAGGTAGAAAATAAATAGAAGCAATGCCTCGATCTTCCGCgtcattatttttttctctcgagGATAATCATCGTTCGCGGTATCAGCGACGGATCTGATACACCGGAAGCGGTAAAACTCGCTTCCGAGGGGATCGATAGCATCTCGTCGAGCGCTGGATAGAATTTCCCTATAATTTGCTCGGCGACGATCCAACGGCCATTGGCATTTCCATTCGCGCGTATCCACGACCTTTTACGTTCGTGTAAGACGATACTGGAAGCGAGCGACGGCTCGCTGTAAAGCGGAAACGAGGAGAAACGGGAGGAAATTAACCGtatagaattttcatttaaaaatgcaGAGAAATTTAGGTAAATTggaattataattacaaatgcTAATAA
This window encodes:
- the LOC117601716 gene encoding uncharacterized protein LOC117601716 isoform X3 is translated as MEVRTERPRMAGRIAPTGRVTPTIHQTGGGRRKAIPVPPPRVPTPMPTANNNQQKNNVNVDPPPPVVPAARKEPHENIARIAKRYLDDNMQQAWINPRLISMINMEAVTSTDYDSSNLSRNFNQVGFNTYNYSQFEEKYKPRQVFKYGDEYLEYGRNSVRLGPNERFARLSSRHQEAIGKPDQRYTRSHSQPERQQHPCQEIRSKSQDSRELTFYQIDPPVKVENVQHHPKPHRSAIEKNQNKKELTFYEIDGPGSQEKTKDGKSEGGKEREEKRDKCHGGQEKTNATTKHGKQSHQEQKANPPPHYHQLNRSQSDLTECQLPNYYRHQNNPYIDPPKYRQFDKPPKYQETPPKSEPPPKYSEVARKQDDYKRIQEERGKRQGGNGGGGGAGGGGGGSIGTGTNSGGGGGGGGNSSKGTGGTHGAETPSNLASITPTAREATRAPSSRSRLPYKSCDTRCSNSNGNNNNVNKDDSYQDGIDEPEVISSRCHPDASKSSHHHQTRSSGIGGGNGGSGCGAVSGNVCHGGSGVPCEPSTCDRYKGAVDSLLKASEAVQGRLCERSMLKIEKPSTKAILHGIETVGKCGDRMKSVQELGYGKHETGKSKGHEVGHGFKVENIKYYGELKGYDFKSYGTIDKPAVSSAHEKSHSHGPEKNGHEKCHSKTSSSSAAMQNYGLSKVAGERSTEKNAVYADHYYHRSSHSKPQSAYQVYQETKYSYNVSGVPGTPAQASAAAAFFARAAQKLNLSSSPHRRRRSGDENIGSDELPIFPNGYAALLLKSPPPAPPALLRRIGVKELTGVGKVKVMLKVSPGEGGSFFNADKRKKQVTLIDPTAGQSSSADDRRPTVAAPKMFAFDAIFTEEDSQTEICSSALTDVIHAVINGTDGCLFCFGHAGLGKSHTMLGTPEAGHTLGAIPCAIAWLFRGISEQRQRTGARFSVRVSCVELTAGQQQLRDLLAAHANDSEQSPAVYLRDDPLFGSLQLQQHSELRAPTAERAAFYLDAAVAGRQRDDGDAHMLYTLHVYQYSVAGKGGVAGGRSRLHLMDLGNSDRGKSSGGIPLSGLGNILLAIFNGQKHLPYKEHKLTQLLKECLGSLTCHAAMIAHVSPNAQHYTETLTTVQLASRIHRMRRRKIKFVGGGTQGTGSGGSSGEEAARQNSECDPSSSDLSADTVIYVGPSTDDATDGEHPPVYIPSLNSGDNRCAMGRVLRGSTAERPCKIPEERSPVHKSTKAVKTLTQTASKQTSPAHTATPKASPARKGLSNKVSSSKVNDSPGSKIPVAAPSGGSDEQWIDGPRISKSKVAEARHMLKDPHHKRETWIDGPMQLTGPPTLQLHTQQHSSSYGFMDSHKKSMIRKWVENQSSQIQRSKHASARTETSKMSGQSSQFKELTTFKTCTGIDDDDTSLSTVESDSLKANEIEDITEKLGAKLNLLNVKSNTDSGLDLTASPVMDDSFDKGKLDLQEDEDDDEEIVVPPPLPLIEPLSNGVSREVSMESLNLSHKDIVLPSRHSLSSEDEILEIVEVEDLEPVPMQDSCLQVTEEDIALCMGENPLPESDQEEHPLRILSQENLTVVSTFTDSMSVMSDTERYRPQYPPPVGAGVLPRPYFDHEDFLEQETRHKFDQLARLHELYQSKLALANVSNSVTYQRENSSNVNVRDTPSAPVFRPPSRCQSLSLSDVMFNDNASNHGSIYSEPAYIAGKSDQEKICDNCRQSMSRPATASYWYPNSVAHIASPRRYCGKLGECNISSLRHPDGASNPNLKEEVERLPGNGASGSDPEEEYVEAKKLFTAVERSERTVTGKSDIEEDIKVQAPPQLSIPSPAPSSGRLQRKITSVGSSLGLNKEGYDSGADSTPRAAKLSPATLSRHRAESSGYDSIVRDSETSSIASDSSRQTGALQEHQGTVEQRVAGCGHPLRAQCQAHLPRMRSAAVPGIIAYTSEDVDILDRRAQLRSDPRGTMSRIHNLRLRQLHLRLELRDAKRRLMVPDSRWSYDLHVENSMDWRDPSFLEALEAETCILQKRVEACKSHVLLITCFDSYPRQPCTPQAESSTVLRIT